GACTATATCGAAGGTTGTATTATCGCCATAGAGTGCCATTCCCAGCCCAGCTATGAGAATAAAAATAGAAGCTGCGGCGGTGTAAAGTAAGAATTTGGTCGCGGCGTAGCGGCGTTTTTGACCACCCCAAATGGAGACAAGCAGGTAAACAGGAACCAGTTCTAGTTCCCACATAATGAAGAACAATAATAAGTCTTGGGCGACGAACACGCCAATTTGGGCGCTATATAACAGCAACATCAAGAAATAAAACAAGCGTGGCTTGAGGTTAACTTGCCAGGCTGCAAATATCGAAAGTGTCGTGACTAGCCCTGCCAGTAGCACTAATGGCGCAGATATTCCATCGACTGAAACTGCCCAACTCAGACCTAACTGAGGCAACCAGGCATATTTCTCCACGAGTTGAAAAGTTGCATTGCTGGCATCGTAATGCTGCCAAAAAGCGTAGCACATCAAGATAAAGTCTGCGATCGCCACACCTAGGGCATACCATCGCACAAGCTTGCCGTCTTTATCAGGCAGCACAGGGATGAGTATAGAAGCCACAAGTGGCAACATAATAATCGTAGTTAGCCAAGGAAATCCATCCGCTATCATGGCAGTAAGCAAAAATACTTATGTGTGTGAATGAGATTATTATATGCAATTTTGTTATATTTTCTTCATAAATCTTTACCCATAATAGGTATAGAAGGAATTGATTCTATCAATGGCTAAATAAGGGCAAAGTTGTTCGATAATAGCTAAAAACTAGATTTATTTAAGTGAAGCTCATTAGTGCTGCTGTTTTGCCTAATTAAAGTCTCAATTCCATAAAAATCCAGTTGGCTCGGTATTCTGGAGGCACTTCCAGTTTGGCAAAATATGGTTCGATATCTTGAAAACCGAGTGAATGATAGAGTGCTTGCGCTTCCTTCGTAAAAGGAGCCGTATCTAAGCGTAGTTTAGAATAACCAATATTGGCAGCTTCATAGATGATATTTTCTAATAAAGCTTTACCGATACCTTTTCCCCGAAATTTTGGCTTGACATACATCCTTTTTATTTCACCAATTCCCTCATCAATTCTGCGTAAGCCAACACAACCAACGATTTTGCCTTTATATCTGGCTAAAAGTAAGCGTCCTACTGGTGGCATAAATTCATCTAGTTGAGTAAGAGATTCCTCTAAATAAGCATTAACATCAAAACTTAGCTGAAATTCCTGGCTCCACATCAAGTTTATCCAGCTAAAATATTCAAAAAACAAATTTTGCAGATGAGTTTTATCTTGTTCGTTCTCAAAATGAATAATTTTTAGCAAAATAAATTCCTTTTTTTAATTAATTTTGTAAACTTGAGCAATTATTGTGAAAAAATCTCAATTTAATATTTCTAATGTTGAAAATTCCCATTATTGATTTAGCTACTTTTAGAAAAAGTGATATCAAATCTCAACAAGCTATAGCCAAAGAAATTTATGATGCTTGTCATAAAATTGGTTTTATGTATTTACGAAATTCTGGGATATCAAAAGATTTGATTGCCCAAGTATTCTGTCATAGTAAATCATTGTTTAATTTATCTTTAGCGGCTAAACAAAAATTGGCTTGGAAAAATGAATTGAGTAACATCGGGTATGTAGGTATTGAAAGAGAACGTCTTGACCCTAATCAACCAGGAGATTTAAAAGAAGCATTTAATTTCAACAAAGCAGAATTATTGACTCTACAACCTCCAGCAAATGAGCCTGAAATTTTTGTCTTTTATCAAGCTTGTACAGAACTAGCAAATAAAATTTTGCAAGCATTTGCTTTAGCCTTAGAATTACCAGAATATTTTTTTACTATTAGACATAATCAACAAAATCATACCTTGCGACTGCTACATTATCCCCCTTTACAAACACCGCCTAAACCTGGACAAGTACGTGCTGGTGAGCATTCTGATTATGGCAGTATTACCTTGCTTTTCCAAGACAATGTAGGTGGTTTGGAAGTGCAAACAACTGCGGGGGAGTGGATTGCTGCGCCGACAATTCCTGATACAGTGATTGTGAATACTGGCGATTTGATGCAGCGTTGGACAAATGATGTGTTTTGTTCAACCAAGCATCGGGTAATGATTCCTCACGATCAGCAGTTGGAGCGATCGCGTTATTCTATAGCTTTTTTCTGTCATCCTAATGATGATACAGAAATTGCTTGTCTAGAAACTTGCCAAAAAGAACGTGCGCCTATTTATCCTCCCATTCTGGCGGGAGAATATCTTTTGAGTCGTCTACAAGCAACATATTGAATGAAAACCTACGACTGGATTGTAGTTGGTGGCGGAATTACAGGTGCTACACTTGCTTATGAATTTGTCAAAGTCGGCTGGAGTGTACTTTTATTAGAACAACACGCCACACCAGACAATGCAACTCGATATAGTTATGGTGGATTAGCTTATTGGTCGGGGACAACACCACTCACTCGTCAATTATGCCAAGAAGCGATCGCCCGTTACCAAGTTCTGTCTCAAGAATTAGATGCTGATATTGAGTTGCGAGAATTAGATTTATTACTGACGATTTCCGCCGATAGCAACCCAGAAGCAGCAGCTAGTGTTTATGCTAAATGTGCAGTTCCGCCGCGGTTACTGAGTTTACAAGCAGCTTGTGAGTTAGAACCACTATTAAATCGGGAAGTTATTTCCGGTGCGTTAACTGTCAAACATGGCCATATTCATCCCCAAAAAACCGCACAAGCTTATATTCAAGCATTTTTACGTGCTGGGGGGGAAATGCAGATTAGTCAGGTTTTGCAAATTCTCAGCGGTGGTGTTCAAACGCATACCGAAAATTACCACAGTGCTAATGTTGTGATTTGTGCTGGTGGACTTAGCAGACAATTACTCAAGTCAGCCGGGGTTTCTATTAAGGTGTATTTTACTCACGCCGAAATGATCGAAATTCCGCCTGTAGATTTGCAGTTAAATACTTTAGTAATGCCCGCTAATTTGCAAAGATTTGAATTAGAATCAGTATCTCTTCAAGTTGATGAATTGTGGGATGATTTAGGAAATGAATTAGTCTCACCAATATTAGATGTAGGTGCAGTTCAATTTTTAGATGGTAGCTTACGCTTAGGTCAAATTAGTCGAGCGTTAACAAATCCTCATGCACAGGTAAACTCAGAAGACAGCGAACAATGGTTACGAAATAGTATTTTATCAGTGTTACCAACTTTGGGTAATTTACCTGGAACTTGGCATCATTGTTTAGTGGCGTTTAGTAATAATCGACTACCTGTAATTAGTGCTGTTCCAGAGATTGATGGTGTGCATATTTTTTCAGGATTTAGCAATCCTCTGGTTTTTGTACCACCTTTAGCACAACGTTTTGCTAATTTTGTTACTGGTACGGAAGATGAAATTATTACGGGAATTATGCAGGTTTAATTAGGTTTTTTTCAACGCAAAGGTGAGGCAGCGCGGTGGACGGGTTTCCCGGCATAAAGCGACTGCCGTCGCGGAGTGAGCGCGGAGTTACGCTGAGGTTTTTTTCGTTAGGTTATGAGGTATAGCTTTAGCCAAGGTAGTTAGGACATCGGTAAGCGATAAAAATTAGATGATAAAAGACTTTTAACTTTGTCACCTGTCACCTCTAACCTGTACCCTGCTATATATGAATGTTTAAAGATTATTGATGTGATTTTGAGGGAATCTAATTTCTTTAATTTCGAGATTGGTGGTGTCTGTGGCGATGATTTCGGCAGCTTCTTGTAAAAGTTGCTGCTGTTCTTGTTGGAGTGTTTCTAAAAGACAAGAAATTTCTGCTAATCTTTGCTGTTTATCTTGATAAATAGGTTGAATAGTATTTGTATTATCTATTTGATGATGATTGGTGATTTTATTAAAAGTAAAACCACCAACTTTAGCTAAGGTTAGGAATATAACTTTAATTAAAGCTTGTAATAATTTTAATGGTGCTTGCAAGATAGAAAAACTTGCTGTTGTAAATAAACGAATAATGGCGTTGATAATACTGAAAAGAATAGCGAGACTAAACAGCAAAATTACTAAACTGATAATAGGGTGATTCGCTGCCCAATTAAGTATATGAAGTAGACGCAACATCATTGGATGCTGTGTCAGCCAATCATTGATGGAAGAGGCGATCGCAGTTTCAATTGCGCCTGATGTTGTATTCTTAAACTGGTCAGCGGTTTGTAACCCTTGTCCAATCGAAGATTTAGCTTTTTCAATGGTTGTTGTAGCTGTTTCTTGCCAAGATTCGCCAACTTGTTGTAGAGAATTATTCACAGAGTTAGTCTCTTGGTTGACAAAATCTTTGACACTTTGCCAACGTTGAGACACTTCTGACGGCAAACTGATATTGATTTGAGGTGTCATATACAATTTCACCGGGGCTGGAATCGAACCCGCAACCCATCTTTAGGACGATTTGTGGGAATTCGGACTGTAGCCAAACTTTGGTTAGGTAAGATTTCCCAATCATAGCTGCGTAAAAGATGGGCAGCAACAATCTTCATTTCCATTTTGGCAAATGCCACACCAATACACACCCGCGGCCCTCCACCAAAACCAATTAAACTGAAAGGATACTGTTTGTGTTCTTGGCGCTGAGGGCTGAAACGGTCAGGATCAAAACGTTCTGGTTCAGGGTAAATTTCTGGTAGGTTTTGAGTAGTTAAAATTGAATAATATAATTGCCAACCAGCCGGGACATAATAACCATCATATTCAAACTCTTTGACTACCCCACGAAATCCCCCTGCAACTGGTGGATGTAGTCGTTCAACTTCCCATAAAATTTGGTCTAAATAAGGCATTTTTCCCAATTGTTCTAGAGTTACAGAACCAGATGAAGTCAGTTGTAACTGTTCTTCTCTGGCGCGTTGTAAAACTTCTGGGTGGCGTGCTAATTCGGTGGCTAACCAAGTCAACATTGCAGTGGTGGTTTCATGTCCCGCAAAGAGTAACAGCACGGCTTGGACGATAATTTCCTTTTCACTGAGGCTGTTACCATCTTCATCCCTAGCCTGGATTAATAAACTTAAAGCATCTTTGCTGGGATTTTGCTGGCGTGCTTTCACAACCTGAGCAATGTGTTCTAAAATTTGATTACGCGCTGCGATCGCTTTGCTAAAGGTAGTAAAAGGTAAAGGCAAAGTATTCAAAGCAAAAAAACCATTGGTGAGGTTAGTAAATAACCCACTTAAACGGATAACTTCTTCACTGGCGCTTGTACCTAATAACAGTTGACTTGCAATATCAAAAGTCAGTTTTTTAAACTCTTCAAACCAAGTAAACTCTTGTTTATTCTCCCATTGTTTTAGGTAATTGCAGACAATTTCATCCATTGTAGTGACATAGTTTGTCAGCGCTGGCCCGTGTAAAGCTGGCATCATTAAACGGCGATTGCGGCGGTGTTCTTCGCCATCTTGTAAAAATAATGATTCACCCAACAATACTTTAAAATTTTCCGGCCAGCCTTCACGCCAAGAAAAATTTTCGATATGGCTAGAAAGGACAAACTCTACTGCTTTTGTCCCGACCATTGCAACTGTTGGTCTACCTAAAATATGAGTTTTAAAAATCGAACCATATTGTTGATAGCGTTTTTCGACAAAGTTTAAATCTGCCAAAAAAGATAGAGTTTCTCCGACAACTGGTAAACCAAAGCTTCCTGGTGGTAGTGGTAATTTGTTCATGAGACTCGCGATCGCACCAAATATGATTAAGTATAGCCATCCTCAATCATTCGATTTCAACAAGATACCCGACTTCTGTTAGAAGTCGGGTATCTGAACAGTAATAATTATTACTGCTTACTCAGCTACGCAATCACAGTAAAATCGGTATTGCTCAGAGTTGCTCGATTAGACAGTTGGGCTATTTGCACTTTGGCAACATTACCAATACCATCTTGATCAAAGAATAGTTTACCTGTACTTCTGTCGTAGATAAAGCGATCGCTGGCTGTGCTTGCACTGCTACCCAAACGGAATAAGCCAGGGTCAAGTGTACCTAGTGCTTGGTTAAGTCCAAATTCCGACTGAGAAACAACAAGACTATCAATCCCAGATACAAAGTCAGTGATAATATCCGAGTTTCCCGCCCCATTATTCAGATAAAAGCTATCTCTACCATTTCCACCTGCCAGAATATCTCGACCTAACCCGCCGATGAGGGTGTCATTACCAGCATCACCAAGCAGCATATCGTCACCAGCACCACCATTCAAGGTGTCATTACCATCGCCACCATAAACAATATCACTGCCATTTTCACCATAGAGGCTGTCATTACCAGCCCCGCCGTCTATTATGTCATTACCATCGCCACCATATATGACATCGTTATTACCTAAGCCGCTAATAATATCGTTACCCCCCAAACCGCGGATAACATCGATTCTGCTAGTTCCCAGTAATACATCACTACCGTTAGTGCCGTTAATTTGGTTGCTACCAAGGGTAACTGTCAAGTTAACTGTGGCTGTACTAGTTAAATTGCCATCACTCACAGTGTAAGTAAAACTGTCAGCACCAGTGAAGCCAATTTGTGGTGTGTAGGTAAAGGTGTTATCGTTATTTCTGACCAAATTACCTGTTGTCGGATTGGTAAAGCTGTTGATAGTTAATGGATTACTATCTGGGTCGCTATCATTGGTGAGAACATTAATAATTACTGGTTGAATATCCGTAGTTGTGGCGCTGTCATTCCTAGCGGTTGGTGTTTCGTTGACATTATTGACAGCTAAGGAGAAATTAGCAGTAGCATCGGGAGTAGTACCAACTGTCGGATCATCCACGGCAACTGTCACACCGTAGTTAGAACGGGTTTCAAAATCTAAGTTAGTGTTAGCCCGCAGATACAGTACAGAATTATCGATTTCAAAGAAACTAGCATCTGCACCAGTCACACTTAGGTTATTTGTGCCTCGTCCATCATCGGTAATGGCGATGTCTGCAACTTTGATGCGATCGCTGGTATTTGTATTTTCGTTGATACTGGTAACAGTATTATTAAATGTCACCGCCGTTGGTGCTTGGTTGGCTGGTGGTAAATTGAACCTCGCTACAACAGGATCATGGTCGCTATCTTGATCAAAAAACTCTGAGTTGATGTGAACTACATCATAGCCATCTAAGTTATTCACCAAGTTCTGACTTGCTAAAATGTGATCAAGTACCTGGGCGTTACCTTGAAAATTATAGGTGTAACGCTCATTTGCAGGTAGAGTTTCAATTAAAGAAGTTAGTCCTGCACTTTCTAATGTGGTGAGAGGATTAGAAAACTCAAAATCATTCAAGTCACCCAGCACAACCACATTCGCATTCGGGTCAATTGCCAAAATCTCTTGCACAAAGTTTCTGACAATGGTGGCTTGTTGCTGGCGTTGCGCTTCACTACTGAGAACTGGCGGTTGACTTGGCCCGAATAAAGGTTGGTCGCCACCTTTGGAGTTAAAGTGATTGCCAATGAGATACACACTTTGACCGTTAAAGACAAACTCACCAACTAAAGGTTTACGGCTGCTGTTGAAAGCGGGGTTTGTCGGGTCAATTAACCCAGGACTAGTAGAAAGGGTGGGAGTACCATCAACATTAGTGACGGAAATGTTTGTAGTAGAACCACCACCAGGACGGTCTACAAAGCTGACGCGATTGGGGTTAAACAAGAAGCCGACGCGAATATTACCGCCTGGTTCACCACCATTGGTATCATCTACTGGGTTAATTTGACGATATTGATATGTCGGGCCGCCAGATGCGGCGATCGCATCTATTAATGTCTGATAAGTTACACTGGCATCAACTACACTGTCATTCGTCGCCCCGTTATTATCTTGAATTTCTTCTAGAGAAATAATGTCAGGCGATCGCAAGTTATTC
This window of the Nostoc sp. HK-01 genome carries:
- a CDS encoding GCN5-related N-acetyltransferase; this translates as MLKIIHFENEQDKTHLQNLFFEYFSWINLMWSQEFQLSFDVNAYLEESLTQLDEFMPPVGRLLLARYKGKIVGCVGLRRIDEGIGEIKRMYVKPKFRGKGIGKALLENIIYEAANIGYSKLRLDTAPFTKEAQALYHSLGFQDIEPYFAKLEVPPEYRANWIFMELRL
- a CDS encoding 2OG-Fe(II) oxygenase, encoding MLKIPIIDLATFRKSDIKSQQAIAKEIYDACHKIGFMYLRNSGISKDLIAQVFCHSKSLFNLSLAAKQKLAWKNELSNIGYVGIERERLDPNQPGDLKEAFNFNKAELLTLQPPANEPEIFVFYQACTELANKILQAFALALELPEYFFTIRHNQQNHTLRLLHYPPLQTPPKPGQVRAGEHSDYGSITLLFQDNVGGLEVQTTAGEWIAAPTIPDTVIVNTGDLMQRWTNDVFCSTKHRVMIPHDQQLERSRYSIAFFCHPNDDTEIACLETCQKERAPIYPPILAGEYLLSRLQATY
- a CDS encoding cytochrome P450 yields the protein MNKLPLPPGSFGLPVVGETLSFLADLNFVEKRYQQYGSIFKTHILGRPTVAMVGTKAVEFVLSSHIENFSWREGWPENFKVLLGESLFLQDGEEHRRNRRLMMPALHGPALTNYVTTMDEIVCNYLKQWENKQEFTWFEEFKKLTFDIASQLLLGTSASEEVIRLSGLFTNLTNGFFALNTLPLPFTTFSKAIAARNQILEHIAQVVKARQQNPSKDALSLLIQARDEDGNSLSEKEIIVQAVLLLFAGHETTTAMLTWLATELARHPEVLQRAREEQLQLTSSGSVTLEQLGKMPYLDQILWEVERLHPPVAGGFRGVVKEFEYDGYYVPAGWQLYYSILTTQNLPEIYPEPERFDPDRFSPQRQEHKQYPFSLIGFGGGPRVCIGVAFAKMEMKIVAAHLLRSYDWEILPNQSLATVRIPTNRPKDGLRVRFQPR
- a CDS encoding 5'-nucleotidase/2',3'-cyclic phosphodiesterase; this encodes MAIEFNGSYSENFDSLASSGSSSVLPSGWALLETGTSANVNGQYTAGTGSNNAGDIYSFGTTGSSERAFGTLRSGTLNPSIGASFTNTTGSTITTLNLSYRGEQWRLGAANRGSDRLDFQYSLDATSLNTGAWVDVDNLDFNSPVTTGTVGVLDGNTNSSQITTTITGLNIPNGATFWFRWLDFDVTNADDGLAIDNFSLSTGVTPPAVPTVAIATTDATAAEAATDPGTFRITRTGDTSNALTVNYTVAGGADQTDYTPNLTGSVTISGGQSFVDITITPVDDSLVEGNETVTLALVDTADYDLGATATATVTITDNDVAPGVRIHDIQGTAHISPLNGQGVVNVAGIVTAIASNGFYIQDPTPDNNDATSEGIFVFTGTTSAILSTRTVGEAVLVTGTVSEFRPANNSNNLTITQIGNNNNVQSLSVSAWTDAPTTTITPTILGNGGRTIPTQVINDDFTTSGNVETGGDFDPVNEGIDFYESLEGMLVQINNPVTTSPTANFGTSEEIWVLADNGANATSRTERGGSLITATDSNPERIQVDDLINGSITLPSVNVGAQLSTITGVVNYDFNNYEVLVPSAPTVVQPSTLQREITNLTGNADQLTVATFNVENLDPGDGATQFNNLANRIVNNLRSPDIISLEEIQDNNGATNDSVVDASVTYQTLIDAIAASGGPTYQYRQINPVDDTNGGEPGGNIRVGFLFNPNRVSFVDRPGGGSTTNISVTNVDGTPTLSTSPGLIDPTNPAFNSSRKPLVGEFVFNGQSVYLIGNHFNSKGGDQPLFGPSQPPVLSSEAQRQQQATIVRNFVQEILAIDPNANVVVLGDLNDFEFSNPLTTLESAGLTSLIETLPANERYTYNFQGNAQVLDHILASQNLVNNLDGYDVVHINSEFFDQDSDHDPVVARFNLPPANQAPTAVTFNNTVTSINENTNTSDRIKVADIAITDDGRGTNNLSVTGADASFFEIDNSVLYLRANTNLDFETRSNYGVTVAVDDPTVGTTPDATANFSLAVNNVNETPTARNDSATTTDIQPVIINVLTNDSDPDSNPLTINSFTNPTTGNLVRNNDNTFTYTPQIGFTGADSFTYTVSDGNLTSTATVNLTVTLGSNQINGTNGSDVLLGTSRIDVIRGLGGNDIISGLGNNDVIYGGDGNDIIDGGAGNDSLYGENGSDIVYGGDGNDTLNGGAGDDMLLGDAGNDTLIGGLGRDILAGGNGRDSFYLNNGAGNSDIITDFVSGIDSLVVSQSEFGLNQALGTLDPGLFRLGSSASTASDRFIYDRSTGKLFFDQDGIGNVAKVQIAQLSNRATLSNTDFTVIA